Genomic window ([Empedobacter] haloabium):
CGCGCCGCGGGGTCCGCCACCCGCTCCGGATACACCAGCGCCATCGGGTGCACGCGCACATGTTCGGCCACGATGAATTCCATGCGCGCCAGGCCGACGCCGTCGTTCGGCAGCCGGCACGTGGCGAACGCCGCGTCCGGATTGCCGATGTTGACCATGATGTGCGTGCGCGGCAACGCCAGCGCGGCCAGGTCGGTCGTCTCCTTGTGGAAGGGGACCGATCCCGCGTACACGTGGCCGAGCGCGCCCTGCGCGCACGACAGCGTGACAACGTCGCCCGTGCGCAGCGCCATCGTCGCGTTGCCGCAGCCGACCAGGGCGGGCATGCCCATCTCCCGCGCGACGATCGCCGCGTGGCAGGTGCGCCCGCCCCGGTTCGTGACGATGCCGGCCGCCGTCTGCATGACCGTGCCCCAGTCCGGCATCGTGGTGTCGGCGACCAGCACCTCGCCCGGCCGCAGCGCCGAAAGTTCGGCGACATCGGCCACCACGCGGGCAGCGCCGGTGACGATCTTGCCACCGACGGCGCGGCCGGAGACCAGCACGGCGGCGCTGCCGTCCAGGCGGTACTCCTCGAGCGCCGCCCCGATCTGCCGGGACGCGACCGTTTCCGGCCTGGCCTGAACGATGTACAGCAGGTCGTCGACGCCGTCGCAGGCCCACTCCACGTCCATCGGCACCGGCCGCCCGGCCCGCGCGCTGTAGTGCTCCTCGATCGCCAGCGCCGCCCCGGCCAGTTCCAGCACCGCCGCGTCCTCCAGGCAGAAGCGGACCTGGTCGGCGGCGGCGGTCGGCTCGTTGCAGGTGGTGGCGACGCTGTCCGGCTGGCCGTACACCATCCGCACGGCCTTGCTGCCGAGCCGGCGGCGCAGCACGCTGCGCAGCCCCGCGCGCAGCGCCGGCTTGAAGACGTAGTACTCGTCCGGATCGACGGTGCCCTGCACGACGTTCTCGCCCAGGCCGTAGGCGCCGGTGACGAGCACCACGTCGCGAAAGCCCGTTTCCGTGTCGAGTGTGAAGATGACGCCGGAGGAGGCCAGGTCGGAGCGCACCATCTTCATCACGCCGACCGAGAGGTAGACCGCGTCGTGGCGGAAGCCGTGCTCGTGGCGGTAAACGATGGCGCGGTCGGTGAACAGGCTGGCGAAGCAGCGCCCCACGCTGCCCAGCAGCGCCTCCTCGCCCTGCACGTTCAGATAGGTCTCGTGCTGCCCGGCGAACGACGCGCTGGGCAGGTCTTCCGCCGTGGCCGAGCTGCGCACCGCCACGGTCAGCCCGGGACCATACTGCGCCACCAGCTGGCGCCAGGCGGCGCGGATACCCTGCTCCAGCGCGGCCGGCAACGGCGCCGCGCGAACGATCGCGCGCGCGGCCGCGGCACGCCGCGCCAGGTCGTCGATATCGGCCGGGTCGAGGCCATCGAGTGCCGCGTGCAGGCGCTCCCATGCGGCGGCGCCGTCCAAGGTGGCGCGATAGGCCGCCGCCGTCACGGCAAAGCCGTTCGGCACGCGCACGCCGCGCGCCGACAGCTCGCGATACATCTCGCCCAGCGAAGCGTTCTTGCCGCCGACCGCCGGCACGTCGGCAATGCCGAGTTCCCCGAACCAGCGGATGAATGAGTCAGTTGACATGATCGGTTCCCTCCTGCGGCGGTGGTGGCGCGGGCCGGTCTGGCCCGGCGGCGGCGCCCAATGGCCAGGCCAGCAGCAGCAGGACGAACCAGCGCCACCAGTGCGGCCAGCCCGACCGGCGCCGGCGTTCCAAGCTGGCCCGGCGGCGCATGCTCAGGCCCTCCCGTCCAGCGCCATGGCGGCCGGCGCCGTCAGCAGCATGCAGTCGCGCGCCATCGTCCACTCTTCCCGCGCCGGTTCGACGGCCACGATGACGCGGCTGTCCGTGCTGCTGATGCAGCCGGCGCCACGCTCGTTGCGCTGGCTATCGCACTGCACCCCGAGCCAGGCCAGCGCGGCGCAGATGCGCTGGCGCAGGACCGGCTGGTGCTCGCCCACGCCACCGGTGAAGACCAGCATGTCCAGGCCGCCCAGCAGCGCCGCCACGGCACCGATCTCGCGTACGACCTGGCGCACGTACAAGGCCAGCGCGGCATTGGCGGCCATGCCGGCCGGCCCGCCCGCGGCTTCGTGGCGCAGCAACAACGCCGGATCGGCCGAGGCGCCGGACACGCCGAGCAGGCCGGACTGTTCGTCCAGCAGCGCATCGAGCCGCGCCGCGTCGGGCACCATTTCGGCCAGGCGGCGCACGGCCGTGGGCGGCAGCAGGCCGGCGCCGGTGCCAGTCATGAGGCCGTCCATGCCGGACAAGCCGTCGCTGACGGCGCTGCTGCGCAGGCGCCGCAGGCCGCAGACGCTGGCGCTGTGGCCAAGGTGGGCGGCCACCACCCGGCCGCGCGCACGCTGGCCGAAATGGCGCGGCAGCACGCTGGCGAGGTAGTCGTAGGAGAGCCCATGGCAGCCGTTGCGGCGCAGCCCGGCCTGCCAGAAGCGCTGCGGCAGCGGCAGCATGCGCTCGCTCAGCGGCAGGGTGCGGTGAAACCAGGTATCGAACGACGCCACCTGCGGCACGCCGGGCCAGCGCGCCGCCACCAGCCCGGCCAGCCGCAGCGCCGCCTGCTGGGATGCCGGTGCGCCGGCGCCATCGCGTGCCAGCGCGGCGCAGGCGGCTTCGTCCAGCAGCATGGGTTCGCCCGTCGCCTGCCCGGCTTGCAGCAGCCGGTGACCGATCGCCCGCACCGGCTGGTCGCCCAGCCATGCCAACGCGCGCGCCAGCAGGTATGAGAACGCGGCCAGCAGCGGGTCCGGATCGCCCGCGCTCGCAACCGCCGCCTCGTTACCCTCGCTGTCGCGCCAGCAGCAGTCGGGGTGGCCGATGGCGCTCACGCTGCCGCGCCAGACCGGCCGCTGCGCCGGCATGCCGGCGTCCGGCTCGAAGATCGCGCATTTCAGGCTGGCGCTGCCGGCGTTCAGCAGCAACAGCGCTTCCCGTTCGGGCAGCAGGCCGGCGTCGTCCTGCGCGCCGCCCGGCCCGATCATGGCTGGCGGGCGGCGATGGCCAGCCCCTGCAACAGCCCCTGACTGGCGGGCGCATTGGCCAAGCCGGCGCCTGCATCGATCTCGCGGTCGTTCAGCACGAGCCGCGCCAGCAGCGGCTTGCCGGCCAGGTCTGCCAGCGTGTCCAGTACCGCTTCGCCGCCGCGGCCCCCCATCGTGCAGAACGCGGCCAGGCGCCGGCACCGGGAGCCGTACTCGGCGACGAAGGTGCGCACCGGCGCGGCCGGCCGCCCGGTCCACACGGGTACGCCGACCAGCACGGTCTCGTACTCTTCCGGCCGGTACCGCAGCGGCGCCAGCGCCGGCTTGCGGCGCAGCAGCGCATCCAGGGCGGCGCGCACATAGCCCCACTGGCCCGCATAGCCGCGCAGCGGCAGCAGTTCCTCGATATCGGCCGCGCCGGCGTGTGCCAGCGACTGCGCAACGCGGCGCGTGTAGCCGGTGCGTGAATAGTAAACTACCAGCAGAGGTTTCATGGCGACTCTCCCGACGTTCGGCAGGGCTTAGCATGCCTGTCAACCCAATGTACTGCGGCGCGCCAGGCGATGCCGTGATCGCGATCAAATTTGCCTTGCTTCGCGCTGGCGCATCGCCGCCGCCCGTATAGATTGAGCGCAAGGCCCACGCGGCGTGGGCATGGCGAGGACCCCATGGAAGAGCGCGGCGCTGCGGTGCCCGGCATGATGCGCGCGATGCTGCTGTGCCAGCCCGGCCAGCCGCTGCGGGCCGGCCTGCTGCCGGTGCCGGCCGTGGGGGCGGGCCAGTTGCTGCTGCGGGTGGGCGCCTGCGGCGTCTGCCGCACCGACCTGCACATCCTCGACGGCGAACTGGCGCCGCACCGGCTGCCGCTGGTGCCGGGCCACGAGATCGCCGGCACCGTTGTCGCCGTCGGGTCCGGCTGCGGCGACTGGGGTGTCGGCGCACGGGCCGGGGTGCCCTGGCTGGCCGCCACCTGCGGCGCCTGCCCGGCGTGCCGGCGCGGCCAGGAAAACCTGTGCGACAAGGCCCGCTTCACCGGCTACGACGTGCACGGCGGCTATGCCGAATATGCGCTGGCCGACGCGGCGTTCGCGGTGCGGTTGCCGCCCGGCTACGACGATGCGCACGCCGCCCCGCTGCTGTGCGCCGGGCTGATCGGCTATCGCGCCTATGCCATGGCCGGCACCGCCGAGCGTATCGGGCTGTACGGCTTCGGCGCGGCGGCGCACCTGCTGGCGCAGGTGGCGCTGGCCCAGGGCCGCTCCGTGTATGCCTTCACCCGGCCGGGCGACCTGCGTTCGCAGCAGTTCGCGCGCGAACTGGGCGTGGCCTGGACCGGCGGTTCGGACCAGGCCGCGCCAGTGGTCCTGGATGCCGCGCTGCTGTTCGCCCCCGCCGGCGCCCTCGTCCCGGCCGCGCTGCGGGCCGTGCGCAAGGGCGGCAGCGTGATCTGCGCCGGCATCCACATGAGCGACATTCCGTCCTTCCCCTACGCCCTGCTGTGGGGCGAGCGCTGCGTGCGCTCGGTGGCGAACCTCACGCGCGCCGACGCCGCCGCATTCATGGCACTGGCAGAGTGCATCGCGCTGGCGGTGCACGTGACGCCATATCCGCTGGCCCAGGCCAACGAGGCGCTGGCGGCGCTGCGCGCCGGCAGCATCGACGGCGCCGCGGTGCTGGTCCCATGATGGCAAGCGCTACCACACTACGGCCGGGTGCGCCTTGGCCCAGGTCCGCGCCGACGCGACAAATCGACACGATTTTGATCGCGCGCAACGCCGCCGCACGGCGGGCGGCGCTAGCATGCAGTGACCCACACCGAACCCCAAAGGAGCCATCATGAAAGCATTAACGTCTGTCCCGGCGGCGCTCGTCTGCGCCGCGTTGGCATTGCCGGCCGCGGCGCAAGCCCCCGCGCCAGCCGCCGACACCACCTCGTCGGCCGCCGCGCAGGAGAGCACCGCCGCGAAGCACGTGAGCGCCGCGGCCGACGTGGCGCGCAAGCTGGAAGCGGAGGAACGCATGCGGGCGCTGTTGCGCGCCGCCAAGGGCGTCTTCATCGTGCCTGCCTACGGCCGCGCAGCCCTGGGCGTCGGCGGTGCCGGCGGCGCGGGCGTGCTGCTGGTGCACCGCAGCGACGGCACCTGGAGCGACCCGGTGTTCTACAACACGGGCGGGCTGTCGCTGGGGCTGCAGGCCGGCATCGAGAGCGGCGCCTATGTTCTGGTGCTGAACAACGACAAGGCCGTGCAGGAATTCCTGAAGAAGAACAACTTCGGCCTGAACGCCAAGGCCGGGATCACGGTGGTCAACTGGAACAAGATGGCGCAGGCATCCGGCGGCACCGGCGACGTCGTCGCCTGGTCCGACACCAAGGGCCTGTTCGGCGACGTGCTGACGCTGGAGTTCAACGATATCCGCTTCAACCAGCGCCTGACCAACGCCTACTATCGCCGCACGCTGTCGGCCAGCGACGTCGTGGCCAGCAAGACCAGCAATGCCCAGGCCGCGCCGTTGGTGCAGGCCGTGTCGGCCGCGGCCGGCACGACCCGCTGAGGCGATGACGCGTCTCGCGCGCCAGCGCTTGCTGGTCGCCGGGCTGGCCAGATGGCTGCGCCACGCGCAGGGCGCGTGGCCGACCGTATTCGAGACCCACATCTCGTGGGTCATCGTGACCTCGCGCCAGGCATTCAAGATCAAGAAAGCCGTGCGCCTGCCGTTCCTGGACTGGCGCGCCGGCGCCGAACGGGCACGCTGCTGCCGTGCCGAATTGCGCCTGAACCGGCGCTACGCGCCCTGGTTGTACCTGCGCGTGGTGCCGGTCACCGGGTCGGTGGCCGCGCCGCGCCTGGGTGGCGGAGGGCGGGTGCTGGAGTATGCGGTGGCCATGCGCACCTTCGAGCAGGGCGCGCTGTGGTCCGCCAGGCTGGCCGCGGGCAGCCTCACGGGCGGCGAAGTGACGAGCCTGGCCAATGTGCTGGCGGCGTTCCACGCGCGCGCGGCGGTGGCGCCGCCCGGGTCGGCCTGGGGCACGGCGGCGCAGGTGGCGGCGCGCACGCTGGCCGACCTGGACGAGTTGCGCGCGCTGCTGCCCGCTGAAAGCGATGCGCTGGCCGCGCTGGCGGCGTGGCATGCACACGCCGCCAGGGGGCTGCGGCGGCTGTGTGCGTGGCGCCGGGCCGGCGCTGCCGTGCGCGAATGCCACGGCGATCTCCACTGCGGCAATATCGTCACGTTGCGCGGCGTTGCCGTCCCGTTCGACGGCATCGAGTTCGCGCCCGCGCTGCGCTGGATCGATACGATGCAGGACATGGCATTTGCCTGGATGGACCTGCATTGCCACGGCCGCGCCGACCTGGCCAGTACGTTGCTGTCGGCCTACCTGGCGGCCAGCGGCGATTACGCCGGCCTGGCCCTGCTGACCTACTACACGGTGCAGCGTGCGCTGGTGCGGGCCAAGGTCGCGGCACTGCGCGGCGATACGGCGCTGGCCGCGCGCTACCTGCGCTGCGCCGGCGCCTGGAGCGGCCGCCGCCAGCCCGCTCTGCTGGCGACGACGGGCCTGTCGGGCAGCGGCAAGTCGACCGTCTGCGCGGCGCTGGCGCCGGCGCTGGGCGCCATCGTGCTGCGCGCGGACGTGGAGCGCAAGCGCCTCGTGCGGCAGGCCGGCGGTGCGCGGCCAGGCTATGCGCCGGCCGAGACGCGGCAGACCTACGCGCGCCTGCGCCGCGTGGCGCGCCACGCACTGCGCGCCGGCGTGCCGGTGCTGGTCGACGCCGCCTGCCTGCAAGGCTGGCAGCGCACGCTGTTCGTTACGCTGGCGGCACGCCTGCAAGTGCCGTTCCTGCTGCTGGCCGTGACGGCGCCGCCAGAGGAACTGGCGCGGCGCCTGCGCCGGCGTGCCATGATGGGCAACGATCCGTCCGATGCGGACGAGACCGTGCTGGCGCGCCAGCTGGCCGATGCGCAGCCGCTGGCAGCGGCGGAACTGGCCCAGGCGCTGCCGGTCGACTCCGCGGTGCCGTGCCTGCCAGCCGTGCTCGAACGCCTGGCGCCATGGTATCCCCACGCGGCCGGTCCCGCTGTGCCGGCAACCTGACCAGGCGCGCCGCCATGGCCGCGATGGCCGACACTCGGCCGCTACCGGCGCGGCGCCAGCAGCGGCTTGACGGCCTGGGCCAGCGCCAGGTACACCAGCAGCAGCGCCGCGACGGCCGGCCAGTAGGCCCAGGGTAGCGCGACCAGGCCCAGTGCGTGCGCGAACGGCGCGTACGGCAGCCACACCCCCACGGCGCAGGCCAGCAGCGTGGTCAGCGCCAGTGTCGCCGTGCTGCGGCTTTGCAGCAGCGGCAGGTGCGCCGTGCGCAGCACGTGCACCACCAGCGTCTGCGACAGCAGCGACTCGACGAACCAGCCCGTCTGGAACAGCGCCGGCTGGGCGGCGCCGCCCAGCACGAACCACAGCAGCGCGAACGTCAGGTAGTCGAAGACCGAACTGAGCGGGCCGAGCACGGCCATCGCGCGCGTGACGTCGCGCGTATGCCAGCGGCGCGGCTGGCGCAGCCAGGAGGGGTCGACGCGGTCGCCGGCCAGGCCCGAGTGGGCCAGATCGTACAGCAGGTTGTTGAGGAGGATCTGGGCCGGGGCCATCGGCAGGAACGGCAGCAGCAGGCTCGCGCCCACCACCGAGAGCGCGTTGCCGAACACGGAGCCGGCACTGATGTGCAGGTACTTGACGATGTTGCCGAATACCAGGCGTCCCGTGCGCACGCCGGCGCCCAGCGCGAGCAGGCTCTTATGCAGCAGGATGACATCGGCCGTGTCCTTGGCGATATCGGCGCCGTCCGCGACCGCGATGCCGACATCGGCGGCGCGCAACGCCTGGGTGTCGTTGATGCCGTCGCCCAGGTAGCCCACCACGTGGCCGCGCCGCTGCAGCGCGCGGATGATATCGGCCTTCTGCTGCGGCGTGACGCGGGCGAACACGGTCGCGGCCTCGGCCTGCCCTTCCAGCACGGTGCCGCTGCCCAGCGCCGTGCC
Coding sequences:
- the ppsA gene encoding phosphoenolpyruvate synthase, producing the protein MSTDSFIRWFGELGIADVPAVGGKNASLGEMYRELSARGVRVPNGFAVTAAAYRATLDGAAAWERLHAALDGLDPADIDDLARRAAAARAIVRAAPLPAALEQGIRAAWRQLVAQYGPGLTVAVRSSATAEDLPSASFAGQHETYLNVQGEEALLGSVGRCFASLFTDRAIVYRHEHGFRHDAVYLSVGVMKMVRSDLASSGVIFTLDTETGFRDVVLVTGAYGLGENVVQGTVDPDEYYVFKPALRAGLRSVLRRRLGSKAVRMVYGQPDSVATTCNEPTAAADQVRFCLEDAAVLELAGAALAIEEHYSARAGRPVPMDVEWACDGVDDLLYIVQARPETVASRQIGAALEEYRLDGSAAVLVSGRAVGGKIVTGAARVVADVAELSALRPGEVLVADTTMPDWGTVMQTAAGIVTNRGGRTCHAAIVAREMGMPALVGCGNATMALRTGDVVTLSCAQGALGHVYAGSVPFHKETTDLAALALPRTHIMVNIGNPDAAFATCRLPNDGVGLARMEFIVAEHVRVHPMALVYPERVADPAARAEIARLTRGYAAPADYFVRELAEGVATIAAAFHPKPVIVRLSDFKTNEYAGLLGGTAFEPVEANPMLGFRGAARYGHPAYAPGFALECRALRRVREEMGLPNVRVMVPFCRRVPEAVTVLATMAQHGLERGRHGLEIYMMCEIPNNVIQIDAFAGLFDGFSIGSNDLTQLVLGVDRDSDIVAFDFDERDPGVLEMLRQAIAGARRNGRHIGICGQAPSDYPEMARYLVEQGIDAISLNPDSVVATVRHLVEVEWALGIAPRPPVAP
- a CDS encoding flavodoxin; its protein translation is MKPLLVVYYSRTGYTRRVAQSLAHAGAADIEELLPLRGYAGQWGYVRAALDALLRRKPALAPLRYRPEEYETVLVGVPVWTGRPAAPVRTFVAEYGSRCRRLAAFCTMGGRGGEAVLDTLADLAGKPLLARLVLNDREIDAGAGLANAPASQGLLQGLAIAARQP
- a CDS encoding zinc-dependent alcohol dehydrogenase family protein, which produces MRAMLLCQPGQPLRAGLLPVPAVGAGQLLLRVGACGVCRTDLHILDGELAPHRLPLVPGHEIAGTVVAVGSGCGDWGVGARAGVPWLAATCGACPACRRGQENLCDKARFTGYDVHGGYAEYALADAAFAVRLPPGYDDAHAAPLLCAGLIGYRAYAMAGTAERIGLYGFGAAAHLLAQVALAQGRSVYAFTRPGDLRSQQFARELGVAWTGGSDQAAPVVLDAALLFAPAGALVPAALRAVRKGGSVICAGIHMSDIPSFPYALLWGERCVRSVANLTRADAAAFMALAECIALAVHVTPYPLAQANEALAALRAGSIDGAAVLVP
- a CDS encoding lipid-binding SYLF domain-containing protein translates to MKALTSVPAALVCAALALPAAAQAPAPAADTTSSAAAQESTAAKHVSAAADVARKLEAEERMRALLRAAKGVFIVPAYGRAALGVGGAGGAGVLLVHRSDGTWSDPVFYNTGGLSLGLQAGIESGAYVLVLNNDKAVQEFLKKNNFGLNAKAGITVVNWNKMAQASGGTGDVVAWSDTKGLFGDVLTLEFNDIRFNQRLTNAYYRRTLSASDVVASKTSNAQAAPLVQAVSAAAGTTR
- a CDS encoding acetate/propionate family kinase, giving the protein MIGPGGAQDDAGLLPEREALLLLNAGSASLKCAIFEPDAGMPAQRPVWRGSVSAIGHPDCCWRDSEGNEAAVASAGDPDPLLAAFSYLLARALAWLGDQPVRAIGHRLLQAGQATGEPMLLDEAACAALARDGAGAPASQQAALRLAGLVAARWPGVPQVASFDTWFHRTLPLSERMLPLPQRFWQAGLRRNGCHGLSYDYLASVLPRHFGQRARGRVVAAHLGHSASVCGLRRLRSSAVSDGLSGMDGLMTGTGAGLLPPTAVRRLAEMVPDAARLDALLDEQSGLLGVSGASADPALLLRHEAAGGPAGMAANAALALYVRQVVREIGAVAALLGGLDMLVFTGGVGEHQPVLRQRICAALAWLGVQCDSQRNERGAGCISSTDSRVIVAVEPAREEWTMARDCMLLTAPAAMALDGRA
- a CDS encoding AAA family ATPase, whose protein sequence is MTRLARQRLLVAGLARWLRHAQGAWPTVFETHISWVIVTSRQAFKIKKAVRLPFLDWRAGAERARCCRAELRLNRRYAPWLYLRVVPVTGSVAAPRLGGGGRVLEYAVAMRTFEQGALWSARLAAGSLTGGEVTSLANVLAAFHARAAVAPPGSAWGTAAQVAARTLADLDELRALLPAESDALAALAAWHAHAARGLRRLCAWRRAGAAVRECHGDLHCGNIVTLRGVAVPFDGIEFAPALRWIDTMQDMAFAWMDLHCHGRADLASTLLSAYLAASGDYAGLALLTYYTVQRALVRAKVAALRGDTALAARYLRCAGAWSGRRQPALLATTGLSGSGKSTVCAALAPALGAIVLRADVERKRLVRQAGGARPGYAPAETRQTYARLRRVARHALRAGVPVLVDAACLQGWQRTLFVTLAARLQVPFLLLAVTAPPEELARRLRRRAMMGNDPSDADETVLARQLADAQPLAAAELAQALPVDSAVPCLPAVLERLAPWYPHAAGPAVPAT